In the genome of Raphanus sativus cultivar WK10039 chromosome 4, ASM80110v3, whole genome shotgun sequence, one region contains:
- the LOC108851795 gene encoding LOW QUALITY PROTEIN: cytochrome P450 71B21-like (The sequence of the model RefSeq protein was modified relative to this genomic sequence to represent the inferred CDS: deleted 1 base in 1 codon) produces the protein MSMFLYFILSLPLFFIFFKRLSKSKGKLPPGPIGLPIIGNLHQLGKSLHKSFHKLSQEYGPVMFLRFGVVPVVVFSTREAAEEVLKTHDLETCTRPKLTATKLFSYNYKDIGFAQYGDDWREMRKLAMLELFSSKKLKAFRYIREEESELLVKKFSKSAETQTSVDLRKALFSLTASIICRLAFGQNFHECDFVDMDKVEELVLESETNLGSFAFTDFFPAGLGWIIDRISGQHSDLHKAFARLSNFFQHVIDDHLKPEQSQDHSDIIGVMLDMINKESKVGSFKVTYDHLKGVMSDVFLAGVNAGAITMIWAMTELTRHPKVMKKLQQEIRATLGDNKEKITEQDLEKVHYLKLVIQETFRLHPPAPLLLPRETMSDIKIQGYNIPKNTMIEINTYAIGRDPNCWTNPNEFIPERFIDNPIDYKGQHFELLPFGGGRRICPGMATGMTIVELGLLNVLYFFDWSLPDGMTIEDINMEEAGAFVIAKKVPLELVPVIHY, from the exons ATGTCGATGTTTCTCTATTTCATTTTGTCATTGcctctcttttttattttcttcaaaaggCTCTCAAAATCTAAGGGGAAGCTTCCCCCGGGACCTATAGGTCTTCCGATCATCGGAAACTTACACCAACTTGGAAAATCTCTTCACAAGTCATTTCATAAACTCTCTCAAGAGTATGGACCCGTGATGTTTCTTAGATTCGGCGTGGTCCCTGTGGTTGTCTTCTCCACAAGAGAAGCAGCTGAAGAAGTTCTCAAGACTCATGATCTCGAGACTTGTACCCGACCAAAGCTAACCGCGACCAAGTTGTTCTCTTACAACTACAAAGACATTGGTTTTGCTCAATACGGTGATGATTGGAGAGAGATGAGAAAGCTTGCGATGCTCGAGCTCTTTAGCTCCAAAAAACTTAAAGCGTTCAGGTATATcagagaagaagagagtgaaTTGCTCGTCAAGAAATTCTCGAAATCTGCCGAGACACAAACTTCGGTGGATTTGAGAAAAGCTCTTTTCTCTCTTACCGCGAGTATCATATGTAGACTCGCTTTTGGACAGAACTTCCACGAGTGCGATTTTGTCGATATGGACAAAGTTGAAGAACTTGTGCTCGAGTCTGAGACCAATCTTGGCTCATTCGCGTTCACTGATTTCTTCCCCGCGGGTCTTGGGTGGATTATAGACCGGATCTCTGGCCAACATTCTGATTTGCACAAAGCATTTGCAAGACTTAGT AATTTCTTTCAACATGTGATCGATGATCATTTAAAGCCTGAACAATCTCAAGATCATTCAGACATCATTGGTGTCATGTTGGATATGATCAATAAAGAGAGCAAAGTAGGCTCTTTTAAAGTCACCTATGACCATCTTAAAGGAGTCATGTCG GATGTATTTTTGGCGGGAGTAAACGCAGGAGCGATAACGATGATATGGGCCATGACAGAGCTGACAAGACATCCAAAAGTGATGAAAAAACTCCAACAAGAAATTCGAGCAACTCTTGGagacaacaaagaaaaaatcacGGAACAAGATTTGGAGAAAGTGCACTACTTGAAACTTGTGATACAAGAAACTTTCAGACTACACCCACCAGCTCCGCTCTTGCTCCCAAGAGAGACTATGTCTGACATCAAGATTCAAGGTTACAACATTCCTAAAAACACAATGATTGAGATCAACACTTACGCAATAGGACGCGATCCCAATTGCTGGACGAACCCTAACGAGTTTATCCCCGAGAGGTTTATAGATAACCCTATAGACTACAAGGGTCAGCATTTTGAACTGTTGCCATTCGGTGGAGGACGTAGGATCTGTCCCGGGATGGCCACTGGGATGACCATCGTGGAGCTCGGTCTACTTAATGTTCTTTACTTCTTTGACTGGAGTTTGCCCGATGGTATGACTATTGAAGACATTAACATGGAAGAAGCTGGAGCTTTCGTCATAGCCAAGAAAGTCCCGCTTGAGCTGGTTCCAGTTATTCATTACTGA